GAAGAGTTTTCGGGCACAAATCCGGCGTATGTTACATTCTTTACGACGATTTCTTCCCTCATCAGAGTGAAACTTAGTGTGTCGGCAGGTTCGCCTCTCCTCACTTTCAAATCGACAAAAGTGCCGGGAGTACCTTTCACGAGCTTTGAAATTTCGTCATAGTTGGCGGGTGAAACCCTCGTGCCTGCCACTTCATGAAGCGCATCCCCGGGAAGCAATCCCTGTTTTTGAGCCGAATAGCCATCAAGAATTTCAATTATGAGGACATTCTCTCCCCTTATGCCAACCGTAATCCCGATACCGCCGTACTTCCCTTTTGTCATCAGTTCAATATCGTCCTGCCGCTTCTCGTCGATAAATGTGGTATAAGGATCAAGTTCCTTCAACATTCCCCTGATACCGGCACGAATAAACTCTTCAGCATTGATTTCGTCCACATAATTCAGCGTAATTTCTTTGTAAACCCGGCTGAAAATGTCAATATTTTTGCCAATCTCATAGTAGATGTCACCAAAAGTTGAGTACGCTCCGAGTGACAGGCTGACAGCAAAAAATATTACGAGCCACTCGGCTCTTTTTTTAAAAAAGTTTTTATTCAAAGCAACTCCCGGTTTTTCTTTTCAACACTGAAATTCATCGTCTCATTTAAAATCTTTACAATATCCAGATGTATCTCCGTGGCATCTCTCTCACCGTTCACCGGTTTTATCCTGTCGGGAAATTCCATGGAGATTCTTTCGTAACCGTCAATAACTTTTTTATAAAAATGGTCGTTCGATTTCTCTATTCTGTCAAGTTCGGCAGCGCAGGCATGTTTTCTGCGCGATGATTCTTCAATTGATATTTTCAGGTAAAAGGTAATATCCGGAACAGTTCCACCGGTAGCAATCTCGTTTATCTTTTTAACAGCATCGCCGTTCAGTCCCCTTCCAAATCCCTGATA
This Bacteroidota bacterium DNA region includes the following protein-coding sequences:
- the tmk gene encoding dTMP kinase, translated to MFISFEGIDFCGKTTQINLLRDYLERLGRKVHIVREPGGTQISEKIREILLNKKHFEMCDETEIFLFSGARAQVVREVIRPLLNEGAVVIADRFHDSTTAYQGFGRGLNGDAVKKINEIATGGTVPDITFYLKISIEESSRRKHACAAELDRIEKSNDHFYKKVIDGYERISMEFPDRIKPVNGERDATEIHLDIVKILNETMNFSVEKKNRELL